One window from the genome of Nicotiana sylvestris chromosome 9, ASM39365v2, whole genome shotgun sequence encodes:
- the LOC104246725 gene encoding E3 ubiquitin-protein ligase At3g02290-like isoform X2, whose amino-acid sequence MGAFCCCLRDECEDLANPNSSMYRNCLCLRSFVQNFFHVYTSLFHRGEQNVIPSLTQGTTSLDNSLSDMYRCPPRPLPYDADPRYFRLQRDGLVSRREKGSGHSHEETEPLRRSDSDDDSEYLSGGSKWNESKCDEGSKEDNCKSSVKMSTTKKTTGFANIYSAEDEDVCPTCLEEYTEEDPKIITKCSHHFHLACIYEWMERSDSCPICGKEMEFEDRG is encoded by the exons ATGGGTGCATTTTGTTGCTGTTTGCGAGATGAATGTGAAGATTTGGCCAATCCCAACAGCTCAATGTATAGGAACTGCTTATGTCTTCGATCTTTTGTTCAGAACTTCTTTCATGTG TATACATCATTGTTTCATAGAGGAGAACAAAATGTCATTCCTTCACTGACTCAAGGTACAACATCTCTTGATAACTCACTATCTGATATGTACCGCTGTCCTCCAAGACCATTGCCTTATGATGCCGATCCAAGATACTTCCGCTTGCAACGAGATGGACTAGTCTCAAGGCGGGAGAAAGGGTCAGGTCACTCGCATGAGGAAACTGAACCACTACGAAGAAGTGATAGTGATGATGATTCTGAATATTTGAGTGGGGGAAGCAAATGGAACGAATCTAAATGTGACGAAGGATCGAAAGAAGACAATTGCAAATCTTCGGTGAAGATGTCAACAACTAAAAAGACCACTGGATTTGCTAATATCTATTCTGCAGAAGATGAAGATGTCTGCCCGACATGTCTTGAAG AATATACAGAAGAAGACccaaaaataattacaaaatgctCTCACCATTTCCACCTGGCGTGCATATATGAGTGGATGGAGAGAAGTGACAGCTGTCCAATTTGCGGAAAG GAGATGGAATTCGAAGACAGGGGGTGA
- the LOC104246725 gene encoding E3 ubiquitin-protein ligase At3g02290-like isoform X3 produces the protein MGAFCCCLRDECEDLANPNSSMYRNCLCLRSFVQNFFHVYTSLFHRGEQNVIPSLTQGTTSLDNSLSDMYRCPPRPLPYDADPRYFRLQRDGLVSRREKGSGHSHEETEPLRRSDSDDDSEYLSGGSKWNESKCDEGSKEDNCKSSVKMSTTKKTTGFANIYSAEDEDVCPTCLEEYTEEDPKIITKCSHHFHLACIYEWMERSDSCPICGKEASSNW, from the exons ATGGGTGCATTTTGTTGCTGTTTGCGAGATGAATGTGAAGATTTGGCCAATCCCAACAGCTCAATGTATAGGAACTGCTTATGTCTTCGATCTTTTGTTCAGAACTTCTTTCATGTG TATACATCATTGTTTCATAGAGGAGAACAAAATGTCATTCCTTCACTGACTCAAGGTACAACATCTCTTGATAACTCACTATCTGATATGTACCGCTGTCCTCCAAGACCATTGCCTTATGATGCCGATCCAAGATACTTCCGCTTGCAACGAGATGGACTAGTCTCAAGGCGGGAGAAAGGGTCAGGTCACTCGCATGAGGAAACTGAACCACTACGAAGAAGTGATAGTGATGATGATTCTGAATATTTGAGTGGGGGAAGCAAATGGAACGAATCTAAATGTGACGAAGGATCGAAAGAAGACAATTGCAAATCTTCGGTGAAGATGTCAACAACTAAAAAGACCACTGGATTTGCTAATATCTATTCTGCAGAAGATGAAGATGTCTGCCCGACATGTCTTGAAG AATATACAGAAGAAGACccaaaaataattacaaaatgctCTCACCATTTCCACCTGGCGTGCATATATGAGTGGATGGAGAGAAGTGACAGCTGTCCAATTTGCGGAAAG GAAGCTTCATCCAATTGGTAA
- the LOC104246725 gene encoding E3 ubiquitin-protein ligase At3g02290-like isoform X1 — translation MGAFCCCLRDECEDLANPNSSMYRNCLCLRSFVQNFFHVYTSLFHRGEQNVIPSLTQGTTSLDNSLSDMYRCPPRPLPYDADPRYFRLQRDGLVSRREKGSGHSHEETEPLRRSDSDDDSEYLSGGSKWNESKCDEGSKEDNCKSSVKMSTTKKTTGFANIYSAEDEDVCPTCLEEYTEEDPKIITKCSHHFHLACIYEWMERSDSCPICGKVNVILYKIMASVYCFWLLLICRLLELMLQSSLSFTCYPARSNPNSVEGKSSCFIFLSSPPCFNMIKCFLYLVK, via the exons ATGGGTGCATTTTGTTGCTGTTTGCGAGATGAATGTGAAGATTTGGCCAATCCCAACAGCTCAATGTATAGGAACTGCTTATGTCTTCGATCTTTTGTTCAGAACTTCTTTCATGTG TATACATCATTGTTTCATAGAGGAGAACAAAATGTCATTCCTTCACTGACTCAAGGTACAACATCTCTTGATAACTCACTATCTGATATGTACCGCTGTCCTCCAAGACCATTGCCTTATGATGCCGATCCAAGATACTTCCGCTTGCAACGAGATGGACTAGTCTCAAGGCGGGAGAAAGGGTCAGGTCACTCGCATGAGGAAACTGAACCACTACGAAGAAGTGATAGTGATGATGATTCTGAATATTTGAGTGGGGGAAGCAAATGGAACGAATCTAAATGTGACGAAGGATCGAAAGAAGACAATTGCAAATCTTCGGTGAAGATGTCAACAACTAAAAAGACCACTGGATTTGCTAATATCTATTCTGCAGAAGATGAAGATGTCTGCCCGACATGTCTTGAAG AATATACAGAAGAAGACccaaaaataattacaaaatgctCTCACCATTTCCACCTGGCGTGCATATATGAGTGGATGGAGAGAAGTGACAGCTGTCCAATTTGCGGAAAGGTAAATGTGATCCTTTACAAAATAATGGCCAGTGTGTACTGTTTTTGGTTACTGCTTATCTGTCGCTTGCTTGAACTTATGTTGCAGTCGAGCTTGTCCTTTACATGCTACCCTGCGAGAAGCAATCCCAACTCTGTTGAGGGAAAATCTtcatgttttatttttctttcctcACCTCCCTGTTTTAATATGATCAAGTGCTTCCTATATTTGGTAAAATGA